Proteins co-encoded in one Bacteroidota bacterium genomic window:
- a CDS encoding T9SS type A sorting domain-containing protein, producing MKKFLLSLLGLSLVLCADAGIQKSKKSAKKSTTSVHKSKGSGGGEEDSKKRAEWEFNRLKDPLSGKIPDNIREKELAYGATLPNDAGFADAKSANAVTWVSRGPYNYGGRTRALAYDIDDENVLLAGAVSGGVWRSVNGGSSWTKVSAPTTNQSVTCIAQDKRSGHRNVWYYGSGEAYGASASGGSAFHLGSGLFKSTNGGQSWSKLTSTGANTPQTFDNVWDLVWNVATDSSNATQEEVYAATYGAIFRSINGGTSWTLARGAASGSSFSYFTDVAVSPTGVVYATLSTDGNTPGVWRSTNGTTWVDISPSFIDTANRMVIGINPNNENEVYILAETPGSGKTTTNYAGTPEQNSLWKYTYVSGNGAGAGGVWTDLSANLPDTGGIFDKFNSQGGYDLAVKVQPGNSNVVIIGGSNLFRSTDGFTSKNNTTQIGGYGIGATIPFYPLYPNHHPDQHSILFSESNPGVMYSTCDGGIFKTTDISTTPITWISLNQGYLSTQFYTLAVDPASPGDSVIIGGTQDNGTLFTNSLSSSFNWTHPSSGDGSYCAISDGGTNYYYSRQQGQLIKTTMDTSGMTSAFVRIDPLMADTTKYGFIAPFVLDPNNNNAVMYLTCGDMIYRNNDLSQIAVTNSYYKTNQNWDSLALTRDSTSEITAIAISKSSPNRLFYGNNKGKIYRVDNANVGNPSPVAISAVTFPSNAYTSCIALDPRDADKILAVFSNYNIYSLYYTDNGGLTWAKVGGNLEANSAGSGVGPSLRWASILPVGNHTVYLVATSIGLFATDTLTALTTVWTQQATNTIGSVVCDYIVSRASDGLVAIGTHGNGVYSANITDINQLVTGVKFSASANDNTFKNYPNPFSQNTSLEFSLKQKSTVKLVLLDETGKELRTLLNTTMDAGTYREELSRKGLPSGIYYCLLQFNNSKITRMLVIE from the coding sequence ATGAAAAAATTTCTTCTCTCATTGCTTGGATTATCGTTGGTACTTTGTGCTGACGCAGGTATACAAAAGAGCAAAAAATCAGCTAAAAAATCTACTACCAGTGTGCACAAATCAAAAGGTAGCGGAGGAGGTGAAGAAGATTCAAAAAAGCGTGCTGAGTGGGAATTTAACCGTTTAAAAGATCCGCTTAGTGGAAAAATTCCGGATAACATTCGCGAAAAAGAATTGGCCTATGGAGCAACGCTTCCTAATGATGCTGGCTTTGCGGATGCTAAAAGTGCCAATGCTGTGACTTGGGTTTCGCGTGGTCCTTACAATTACGGTGGCCGCACAAGAGCATTGGCTTATGATATTGACGATGAGAACGTGTTACTTGCCGGTGCTGTTTCTGGAGGTGTTTGGCGCTCTGTGAATGGAGGTAGTTCATGGACAAAAGTTTCTGCACCAACTACTAATCAAAGTGTTACTTGCATTGCACAAGATAAACGAAGTGGACATAGGAATGTTTGGTACTACGGTTCTGGAGAAGCGTATGGTGCATCTGCCAGCGGAGGATCGGCATTTCATTTAGGTAGCGGATTATTTAAATCAACAAATGGAGGCCAAAGTTGGAGCAAACTCACATCTACCGGCGCAAATACACCTCAAACTTTCGACAATGTATGGGATTTGGTTTGGAATGTTGCAACCGATTCGAGCAACGCTACACAAGAAGAAGTATATGCAGCTACGTATGGTGCAATATTTAGAAGTATTAACGGTGGCACTAGTTGGACATTAGCGAGAGGAGCAGCATCAGGTAGTTCATTTTCATATTTTACAGATGTAGCGGTAAGTCCGACCGGAGTGGTATATGCCACTTTGAGTACCGATGGAAATACACCAGGTGTATGGCGTTCAACAAATGGTACCACTTGGGTCGATATTTCTCCTTCGTTTATTGATACTGCCAACCGCATGGTTATTGGAATCAATCCAAACAATGAAAATGAAGTATATATTTTAGCAGAAACCCCGGGTTCTGGTAAAACAACTACAAATTATGCAGGTACTCCTGAACAAAATTCGTTGTGGAAATATACTTATGTAAGTGGCAATGGTGCAGGAGCGGGTGGTGTATGGACCGATTTATCTGCTAATTTACCTGACACTGGTGGAATTTTTGATAAGTTTAACTCACAGGGAGGCTACGATCTAGCAGTGAAGGTGCAACCCGGAAATTCAAATGTTGTTATAATTGGAGGTTCTAATTTATTTCGTTCGACCGATGGTTTTACTTCAAAAAATAATACCACACAAATTGGTGGATACGGCATAGGCGCAACAATTCCCTTTTATCCACTTTATCCTAACCATCATCCTGACCAGCATTCTATATTGTTTTCAGAAAGCAATCCAGGTGTAATGTATTCAACATGCGATGGAGGTATCTTTAAAACTACCGATATAAGCACTACTCCTATTACTTGGATTTCACTAAATCAGGGGTATCTTTCTACTCAATTTTACACACTTGCCGTTGACCCTGCCTCTCCTGGTGACAGTGTAATTATTGGTGGTACACAAGACAATGGTACACTGTTTACAAATTCCTTGAGCAGCTCATTTAACTGGACACATCCTTCTTCCGGAGATGGCTCCTATTGTGCAATTTCTGATGGTGGTACTAACTATTACTATTCCCGTCAGCAAGGTCAATTAATAAAAACTACCATGGATACAAGTGGTATGACAAGTGCTTTTGTACGCATTGATCCTTTAATGGCCGATACTACAAAATATGGCTTTATTGCTCCTTTTGTGCTCGATCCCAATAACAATAATGCTGTAATGTATTTAACCTGCGGTGATATGATTTACCGAAATAATGATCTTTCTCAAATTGCGGTTACAAATTCCTATTACAAAACCAATCAAAATTGGGATTCTTTAGCATTAACCAGAGATTCAACTAGTGAAATCACAGCAATTGCAATTTCCAAATCAAGTCCGAATCGTTTATTTTATGGCAATAATAAAGGGAAAATTTATCGCGTTGATAATGCGAATGTAGGAAACCCATCACCAGTTGCTATTTCAGCAGTTACCTTCCCTTCTAATGCTTACACCAGTTGCATAGCGCTTGATCCAAGAGATGCTGATAAAATCTTGGCTGTATTTTCAAACTACAATATTTACAGTTTGTATTACACCGATAATGGTGGATTAACTTGGGCAAAAGTTGGAGGAAATTTGGAAGCTAACTCTGCAGGAAGTGGTGTTGGCCCTTCTTTGCGTTGGGCATCTATTTTACCGGTTGGAAATCACACCGTGTATTTGGTGGCAACTAGCATCGGGTTATTTGCAACAGATACACTTACTGCTTTAACTACAGTTTGGACACAACAAGCAACCAACACTATTGGAAGTGTGGTTTGCGATTACATAGTTTCGCGTGCATCCGATGGTTTGGTGGCAATTGGAACTCATGGTAATGGGGTGTATTCAGCTAACATCACCGACATAAATCAATTAGTAACCGGAGTTAAATTTAGCGCTTCTGCTAATGACAATACTTTTAAAAATTATCCTAATCCATTTTCACAAAACACAAGTTTGGAGTTTAGCTTAAAACAAAAGTCAACAGTTAAATTAGTGCTTCTAGATGAAACAGGTAAGGAGTTAAGAACTTTACTAAACACTACCATGGATGCAGGAACTTACCGTGAAGAGTTATCCCGCAAAGGATTGCCTTCAGGTATTTATTATTGCTTGCTTCAATTTAACAATTCAAAAATTACTCGCATGCTTGTTATTGAATAA
- a CDS encoding (2Fe-2S) ferredoxin domain-containing protein, with protein MIYDKHIFICTNERKNSPRLSCGEAHGSELIAAFKAGIAKRESKITIRTQKTGCLDICDFGPTLVVYPEGIFYVGVQLSDVDEIIDEHLMNNRPVERLILRSKPIKG; from the coding sequence ATGATATACGATAAACACATTTTTATTTGTACTAACGAACGAAAAAACTCTCCTCGTCTTAGTTGTGGCGAAGCGCACGGTTCAGAGCTGATTGCAGCTTTTAAAGCAGGAATTGCAAAACGAGAAAGTAAAATTACTATACGCACTCAAAAAACAGGTTGTTTGGATATTTGTGATTTCGGTCCAACACTAGTTGTATATCCTGAAGGGATTTTTTACGTAGGAGTACAACTCAGTGACGTGGATGAAATTATTGATGAACATTTGATGAATAATCGTCCTGTAGAGCGATTGATACTTCGAAGCAAACCAATTAAAGGCTAA
- a CDS encoding choice-of-anchor L domain-containing protein has translation MAQSQIVITPGVSNAALISNLAGQGISISNISMHCNTAAYGTFTNGAASSIGLNNGLLLTTGGATLAADTNSSNGQTDCWDDTLVDVDLSALEPLAFIDPCIIEFDMVPQCSQLTIRYVFGSEEYPEYVSSGYNDAFGFFITGPNPLGGNYNSVNIAKLPNGTIASIDNINNVTNNAFYINNANSTTIEYDGLTTQINSTVNLIPCLNYHFKLAIADAGDCAYDSGVFIDFLECTAATTLALTATTATCGSSNGTATAIVSNATPPITYVWNPAPPVGQGTATASGLSGGAIYTLTVNDASTCNQGPASTVTVGGTALTSVNAMANVSACAGATVAIPAFTSPVAGTTYTWTNSATAVGLGASGNGNIAAFTANNSGNVPLISTITVVPYFAGCAGVPVVFTITVNPIPQANTVAGATYCNGDNTGITSFAANVPGTLYNWTCSNTSIASLNPSGNPLPANGTGFIPDLNVFNPGNVPVQANFTIAPIANGCTGVAVNYLITVSPDAIPNPISTIHVCAGDTVHVPAFSANIPGATFSWLNPKPSIGLAASGTGNIPPFTAVNSTNGTITVKINYRATPCSSSPAQLTLIIEPALVVNPQSAILVCEGAQIAASNFTSNVAGSTFTWTNSNTSIGLSLSGTGNFATFTAQNSSSQNQVSTLSVKAQTAFCKSTAVNYTITVKPTPLLNLPSSLVTCAGSSIAATTFSSIPAGASFTWANSNSNIGLAASGNTSVPSFIATNSTATALVSTISSIPTLNGCVGVSGNYTITVNPTPVVTVPTAISVCNGDTLSSISFSSTPSGASFNWTNTQTSIGLAGNGTGAIAAFTATNTSTVLQTSSISVSPVLAGCVGQASNFSISVKPSPTVLPPSSISVCSGSIAPITSFASSPLGATFLWSNSDTLIGLASSGTGSVPAFTANNADTVTVFSTITVTPVLNACIGATQSYGISVKPLPIISAPLNELVCAGTTLATSNLISVPQGATFTWNNSATTIGLAASGSGNVPQFVTQNSSNTLLGATVTLIPNLSSCLGNAVSYTIDVKPSPQIAALQNKSVCSGDTIPTLNFTSSPLGIQYSWTNSDTTVGLASSGTGVVPSFVAVNAGNTGISSTISVLPELNSCTGNAVNFTLQVKPIPDFVAPSNQTICEGALAAAIPLTSNPPGASFTWLNNNSSIGLVASGVGNIPSFTAINNTGNSIAAAVTIDLTLAGCKGIAQGYALTIHPKPVVTAVANQIVCDSASMPATIFSSAPAGATFNWSNSNTNIGLGSSGIGDIASFTAHNSTTVALTSNLTVTPILNGCVGLAQNFTYQVRPLPQVFVPQNSIACDATMLSTPVFSSLPLGASYSWSNTNTSIGLAAAGTGNIPIFLCGNTDTIVQLANITAIPTLNGCVGKAQSFSITIQPKAKVIAPADISTCADESILPQLAQVIPSAATINWTNSNSAIGLTLSGNGNIPGFIAKNNTGNSGVAVITIRPSFASCPGTDASFKITVLPRPKADFTYTPNPATILNSTIFFEQTSLYANNYEWDFGDASKSTEANPAHTYLDTACYPVELITYNDYGCIDTAYHLVCINGDFVVYIPNAFTPDGDGINEMFLPRGFGISNNNYQFEIFDRWGLLLFKSVDPQKGWDGRTSNLMLKGNSQIDTYVYKLHCEDNLRKGHDFTGQVTLYK, from the coding sequence ATGGCACAGAGCCAAATTGTTATAACACCCGGTGTTAGTAATGCTGCACTAATATCAAATTTAGCCGGACAAGGTATTTCAATTTCGAATATATCGATGCATTGCAATACTGCTGCTTACGGAACATTTACCAACGGAGCCGCAAGCAGTATTGGATTAAACAATGGTTTGCTTTTAACTACTGGTGGGGCAACGCTTGCAGCCGATACCAATTCAAGTAACGGGCAAACAGATTGTTGGGACGATACCCTTGTGGATGTTGATTTGTCAGCCCTTGAACCACTAGCATTCATTGATCCTTGCATCATTGAATTTGATATGGTGCCCCAGTGCAGTCAACTCACGATTCGCTATGTTTTTGGTTCAGAAGAATACCCCGAATATGTTTCTTCAGGATATAACGATGCCTTTGGTTTTTTTATCACAGGTCCAAACCCATTGGGGGGTAATTATAATAGTGTAAATATTGCAAAGCTTCCCAATGGAACCATTGCAAGTATTGATAATATTAATAATGTAACGAACAACGCTTTCTATATAAACAATGCAAACAGCACAACTATTGAATACGATGGACTTACTACCCAAATTAATTCAACTGTAAACTTAATTCCTTGCCTCAACTATCATTTTAAATTAGCTATTGCCGATGCAGGCGATTGTGCCTATGATTCTGGCGTATTTATTGATTTTTTAGAATGTACTGCAGCCACCACACTTGCATTGACAGCTACTACAGCAACCTGTGGATCGTCCAATGGTACAGCAACAGCAATCGTTTCAAATGCAACACCTCCAATCACGTATGTGTGGAACCCTGCACCGCCTGTTGGACAAGGAACAGCAACCGCTTCAGGATTGTCAGGTGGTGCAATTTATACCTTAACTGTAAACGACGCTTCCACTTGCAATCAGGGTCCGGCTAGCACGGTTACAGTTGGTGGAACTGCTTTAACATCTGTGAATGCAATGGCCAATGTTTCAGCTTGTGCCGGTGCAACAGTGGCGATACCTGCTTTTACAAGTCCGGTTGCCGGCACAACCTATACCTGGACGAATTCAGCTACAGCTGTAGGTTTGGGCGCTTCAGGTAATGGAAACATTGCTGCTTTTACTGCAAATAATTCGGGTAATGTTCCGTTAATTTCTACTATAACGGTTGTACCTTATTTTGCCGGATGTGCCGGTGTTCCTGTTGTTTTTACAATTACGGTAAATCCAATACCACAAGCAAATACAGTAGCCGGTGCTACCTATTGCAACGGTGACAATACCGGAATTACTAGTTTTGCTGCGAATGTTCCTGGAACTTTATATAATTGGACTTGTTCTAATACTTCTATCGCCAGCTTAAATCCCTCCGGAAATCCTTTGCCTGCCAATGGAACCGGATTTATTCCCGACCTCAATGTTTTTAACCCGGGAAATGTTCCGGTGCAAGCTAACTTTACTATAGCACCAATCGCCAACGGATGTACAGGAGTTGCTGTAAATTATCTTATCACTGTTAGTCCTGATGCAATTCCCAATCCTATCTCTACAATACACGTTTGTGCCGGCGATACCGTTCACGTTCCTGCTTTTTCAGCGAATATTCCCGGAGCAACTTTTTCGTGGTTAAACCCTAAACCATCTATTGGATTGGCTGCTAGTGGAACAGGAAATATTCCTCCATTTACTGCTGTTAATTCAACCAATGGAACCATTACAGTTAAAATTAATTACCGTGCAACACCCTGTTCGTCATCACCTGCACAACTCACCCTTATTATTGAACCGGCTTTAGTAGTTAATCCACAAAGTGCTATACTTGTTTGTGAAGGTGCGCAAATAGCTGCTTCTAATTTTACAAGTAATGTTGCCGGCAGTACTTTTACTTGGACAAACAGCAATACTTCTATTGGATTGTCATTAAGTGGTACCGGTAATTTTGCAACATTTACTGCTCAAAATAGTAGCTCCCAGAATCAAGTATCAACACTATCGGTAAAAGCACAAACTGCATTTTGCAAAAGTACAGCTGTGAACTATACGATTACAGTTAAACCAACACCCTTATTAAATTTACCAAGCTCTTTAGTTACCTGTGCAGGTTCCTCAATTGCAGCAACAACCTTTAGCAGTATTCCTGCAGGTGCAAGCTTTACATGGGCTAACAGCAATTCTAACATTGGTCTTGCAGCTTCAGGAAATACGAGTGTTCCGTCCTTTATTGCAACAAATTCTACAGCGACCGCACTTGTTTCAACAATTAGTAGTATACCAACCTTAAATGGCTGCGTAGGAGTTTCAGGTAATTATACAATAACTGTAAATCCTACACCTGTGGTTACTGTCCCAACTGCAATTTCTGTTTGCAATGGTGATACACTTTCATCCATATCATTTAGCAGCACACCATCGGGTGCTAGCTTTAACTGGACCAATACACAAACTTCAATTGGACTTGCTGGCAATGGAACCGGCGCTATTGCTGCGTTTACTGCCACCAATACTTCAACTGTTTTACAAACTTCTAGCATCTCGGTAAGTCCTGTATTAGCTGGTTGTGTAGGTCAGGCCAGCAATTTTTCAATTTCAGTAAAACCGAGTCCTACCGTTTTACCACCATCTTCTATTTCAGTCTGCAGTGGCTCAATTGCACCAATAACTAGCTTTGCGAGTTCACCTCTTGGTGCAACTTTTTTGTGGAGCAATAGCGATACCCTCATCGGACTTGCTAGTTCCGGCACAGGCTCTGTTCCTGCATTTACAGCAAACAATGCTGATACAGTAACAGTTTTTTCGACCATAACCGTTACACCTGTTTTAAATGCATGCATTGGTGCAACACAATCTTATGGTATTTCGGTTAAACCGCTTCCGATAATTTCAGCCCCTTTAAATGAACTAGTATGCGCAGGAACTACATTGGCTACAAGTAATTTAATCAGCGTTCCACAAGGTGCCACTTTTACATGGAATAATTCAGCAACAACAATAGGTCTGGCTGCCAGTGGTAGTGGAAATGTTCCACAGTTTGTTACTCAAAATTCGAGTAACACTCTTTTAGGTGCTACAGTTACACTAATTCCCAACCTTTCCTCTTGTTTAGGAAATGCAGTGAGTTACACTATCGATGTTAAACCTAGCCCTCAAATAGCGGCTCTACAAAACAAAAGTGTGTGTTCGGGCGATACAATCCCTACACTGAATTTTACAAGTTCTCCATTGGGTATTCAATACAGTTGGACCAACAGCGATACAACTGTCGGACTTGCTTCTAGTGGAACAGGAGTTGTCCCCTCTTTTGTTGCAGTAAATGCTGGAAATACAGGTATTTCTTCAACTATTAGTGTGCTACCTGAACTTAATTCGTGTACCGGTAATGCCGTAAATTTTACTTTGCAAGTGAAACCAATACCTGATTTTGTGGCTCCTTCCAATCAAACTATTTGTGAAGGTGCCTTAGCAGCGGCCATCCCACTTACAAGTAATCCACCTGGTGCAAGTTTTACTTGGCTCAATAACAACAGCTCTATTGGTTTAGTTGCTAGTGGAGTAGGTAACATTCCGTCATTTACTGCAATTAACAATACGGGTAATTCTATAGCTGCAGCAGTTACCATCGATTTAACCTTGGCTGGATGCAAGGGTATAGCACAAGGTTATGCTTTAACGATACATCCTAAACCTGTTGTTACAGCAGTTGCGAATCAAATTGTATGCGACAGTGCTTCTATGCCGGCAACCATTTTTTCGAGTGCTCCAGCCGGCGCTACATTTAACTGGAGCAATAGCAACACAAACATAGGTTTAGGCTCAAGCGGAATAGGAGATATTGCAAGCTTTACTGCGCACAATTCAACAACAGTTGCACTTACTTCAAATTTAACGGTAACGCCAATTTTAAATGGATGCGTCGGATTGGCTCAAAATTTTACCTACCAAGTTCGTCCTTTACCTCAGGTGTTTGTACCACAAAATAGTATAGCTTGTGATGCAACCATGCTGTCAACACCAGTATTTAGCAGCTTGCCATTGGGAGCCAGTTATAGTTGGAGCAATACAAATACTAGTATAGGATTGGCTGCAGCAGGTACAGGAAACATTCCAATTTTTTTATGCGGTAATACCGATACAATTGTTCAGCTCGCCAACATTACTGCAATTCCAACCTTGAATGGATGTGTAGGTAAAGCACAGTCATTTAGTATTACTATACAACCCAAAGCAAAAGTGATTGCACCAGCTGATATTAGTACCTGTGCCGATGAATCCATACTTCCTCAGTTGGCTCAGGTTATACCTTCGGCCGCTACTATCAATTGGACCAACTCCAATTCTGCTATAGGTTTAACGCTATCAGGCAATGGAAACATTCCGGGTTTTATTGCTAAAAATAATACTGGTAATTCAGGTGTAGCTGTCATTACTATTCGTCCTTCATTTGCCTCCTGTCCGGGAACTGATGCTTCGTTTAAAATAACTGTACTCCCTCGACCAAAGGCTGATTTTACCTACACTCCAAACCCTGCAACGATTTTAAATTCAACTATTTTTTTCGAGCAAACGAGTTTATATGCTAACAATTATGAGTGGGATTTTGGAGATGCAAGCAAAAGCACGGAGGCGAATCCTGCACATACATATTTAGATACAGCTTGTTATCCTGTTGAGTTAATTACCTACAATGATTATGGATGTATTGATACAGCTTATCACCTGGTTTGCATCAATGGCGATTTTGTGGTGTATATTCCCAATGCTTTTACTCCAGATGGAGATGGAATCAACGAAATGTTTTTACCACGAGGATTTGGCATTTCAAACAACAATTATCAATTCGAAATTTTTGATCGCTGGGGATTACTTCTTTTTAAAAGTGTAGATCCGCAAAAGGGCTGGGATGGGCGCACCTCCAACTTAATGTTAAAAGGTAATTCACAAATTGATACCTATGTATACAAACTACATTGTGAAGATAACTTAAGAAAAGGTCACGATTTTACCGGACAAGTAACCTTATACAAATAG
- a CDS encoding DEAD/DEAH box helicase, protein MSFESLNLIAPILKAVQEEGYTLPTPIQSQAIPIVLQGTDLLGCAQTGTGKTAAFAIPILQLLSASSHGEKKKKVRSLIVTPTRELAIQIGESFTAYGRHTGLNNTVIFGGVTQGSQTNALQRGVDILIATPGRLLDLMSQGFITLKDIEIFVLDEADRMLDMGFIHDVKKLLNALPKKRQSLFFSATMPPEIVKLSQNILVQPVKVEVTPVSSTADTINQFVYFVDKGNKNSLLVEVLKDTKIKTALVFARTKHGADKVVKILVKNHIKAEAIHGNKSQNARQRALGNFKTQATRVLVATDIAARGIDVDDLQFVINYEMPNIAETYVHRIGRTGRAGAKGTAFSFCDAEEKEYLRDIEKLISKKIPVIDAHPFPLVDHNPIASPKQQHQRAPRPHGKTLQAKPAGHSREKKWGSQRGPKK, encoded by the coding sequence ATGTCATTTGAATCATTAAACCTTATTGCACCCATACTTAAAGCGGTGCAGGAAGAAGGTTATACACTTCCAACTCCTATACAGTCGCAAGCTATTCCCATTGTTTTACAAGGTACCGATTTGCTGGGCTGCGCTCAAACAGGAACCGGAAAAACAGCAGCTTTTGCCATTCCAATACTTCAATTGCTTTCAGCTAGTTCGCATGGCGAAAAAAAGAAAAAAGTAAGAAGCTTAATAGTTACACCAACGCGAGAATTAGCCATACAAATTGGCGAAAGCTTTACCGCCTATGGTCGTCATACAGGATTAAATAACACAGTTATATTTGGTGGAGTAACTCAGGGATCACAAACCAACGCTTTACAACGCGGAGTTGATATTTTAATAGCTACACCCGGGCGTTTACTCGACTTGATGAGTCAAGGATTTATTACTTTAAAAGATATTGAAATTTTTGTACTGGATGAAGCCGACCGCATGCTCGACATGGGCTTTATTCACGATGTAAAAAAACTATTAAATGCATTGCCTAAAAAAAGACAATCGCTTTTTTTCTCAGCAACCATGCCTCCCGAAATTGTAAAGCTTTCGCAAAACATTTTGGTACAACCTGTAAAGGTTGAAGTTACACCTGTTTCTTCAACTGCCGATACCATAAATCAATTCGTTTATTTTGTAGATAAAGGGAATAAAAATTCATTGTTGGTAGAGGTTTTAAAAGATACAAAAATTAAAACAGCATTAGTGTTTGCCCGCACCAAACACGGAGCTGATAAAGTGGTGAAAATTCTTGTAAAGAATCATATTAAAGCAGAAGCCATACATGGCAATAAAAGCCAAAATGCGCGCCAACGTGCTTTAGGGAATTTTAAAACACAAGCAACGCGAGTACTTGTAGCTACCGACATTGCCGCAAGAGGTATTGATGTGGATGATTTGCAGTTCGTAATAAACTACGAAATGCCCAATATTGCAGAAACTTACGTACATCGCATTGGCCGCACCGGAAGAGCAGGTGCTAAAGGAACAGCCTTTTCATTTTGTGATGCAGAAGAAAAGGAATACCTGCGCGATATTGAAAAATTAATTTCGAAAAAAATTCCGGTTATTGATGCACATCCTTTTCCGCTAGTTGATCATAACCCGATTGCTAGCCCTAAACAACAGCATCAGCGTGCTCCGCGACCACATGGCAAAACCTTGCAAGCAAAACCAGCAGGACATAGCCGAGAAAAAAAATGGGGTTCACAACGAGGACCAAAGAAATAG
- a CDS encoding T9SS type A sorting domain-containing protein: MKKIYTLLILSGLFANQFLQAQDLNSDEYTQGLPAVVSHNSSSTKGYSKSLNTNLARTTSMVGCDSLLTSYAGGNGQSGVMFDVVALQALNIEYFYSSFSIINSDVRIYYKTGTYDGSQADSTLWSFIGTANVAVDSTNVPRLIPVPINLSMNVGDTLAFYITRVGTTANAGTIRYTNGTAVNTIFVADSALAFYQGIGLVYPFGNTYTPRVWNGTIKYCTLPVGTEETTLGNTTSSTFYDAVSSQITVELNQKAKENFSNSEFVLMDIYGKIIVQSNLNLGKNLFSTTGLAKGIYIARINTGAHTTKQTKLIVY, from the coding sequence ATGAAAAAAATCTACACGTTGCTTATTTTATCAGGTTTATTCGCAAATCAATTTCTGCAAGCACAGGATTTGAATTCGGATGAGTACACTCAAGGATTACCTGCTGTTGTATCCCACAATTCAAGTAGTACTAAAGGCTATTCAAAATCCTTAAATACAAATTTAGCTCGAACAACAAGTATGGTGGGTTGCGATAGCCTGCTTACTTCTTATGCCGGAGGTAACGGTCAATCGGGCGTTATGTTTGATGTTGTTGCTTTACAAGCTTTGAATATCGAATATTTTTATTCGAGTTTTTCTATTATTAACAGTGATGTTCGTATTTATTACAAAACCGGCACTTATGATGGATCACAAGCGGATAGTACTTTATGGAGTTTTATAGGAACAGCAAACGTTGCCGTAGATTCTACAAATGTACCACGTTTAATTCCTGTTCCAATTAATCTAAGTATGAATGTTGGCGATACATTGGCATTTTACATAACCAGAGTTGGAACAACGGCTAACGCGGGAACTATTCGTTATACAAATGGAACTGCAGTAAATACAATATTTGTGGCTGATTCAGCTTTGGCGTTTTATCAAGGCATCGGTTTGGTTTATCCTTTTGGGAATACGTATACTCCACGAGTTTGGAATGGAACCATTAAATATTGCACCTTACCTGTTGGGACCGAAGAAACTACTTTAGGCAACACAACTAGTAGTACTTTTTACGATGCAGTTTCGTCTCAAATAACTGTAGAATTGAATCAAAAGGCAAAGGAGAATTTTTCAAATTCAGAATTTGTGTTGATGGATATCTATGGTAAAATTATAGTTCAAAGCAATCTGAATCTTGGAAAAAATCTTTTTTCAACTACAGGTTTAGCAAAGGGAATTTATATAGCTAGAATAAATACAGGTGCTCACACAACAAAACAAACTAAACTGATTGTATATTAA
- a CDS encoding polysaccharide deacetylase family protein gives MYYSIVNFLIKRIFPSLEWNIKTHEKIIYLTFDDGPIPEVTPWVLQQLKGYDAKATFFCVGENVKKHPEIFAQVKSENHQLGHHTFSHLNGWKTKNESYFSDVEKGNAVCPSPLFRPPYGKLKRKQIQVLKKLYRIIMWDVLSYDFDKNCSPEKCFQNVLKHATNGSIIVFHDSLKAEQNLRYALPKVLDYFSKKGYRFEAIA, from the coding sequence ATGTATTATTCGATAGTTAACTTCCTTATAAAACGAATTTTTCCATCCCTAGAATGGAATATTAAAACGCACGAAAAAATAATTTATTTAACTTTCGACGATGGGCCAATTCCTGAAGTTACGCCTTGGGTATTGCAGCAATTAAAAGGATATGATGCGAAAGCAACTTTTTTTTGTGTAGGAGAAAATGTAAAAAAACATCCCGAAATTTTTGCCCAAGTAAAATCCGAAAATCACCAACTAGGACACCATACTTTTTCGCACCTGAATGGTTGGAAAACAAAAAACGAATCCTATTTTTCGGATGTTGAAAAAGGAAACGCGGTTTGCCCCTCACCCTTGTTTCGCCCACCATACGGCAAATTAAAAAGAAAGCAAATACAAGTGCTAAAAAAACTCTACCGCATAATTATGTGGGATGTGTTGAGTTATGATTTCGACAAAAACTGTAGTCCGGAAAAGTGTTTTCAAAATGTACTTAAACATGCTACAAATGGCTCCATAATAGTGTTTCACGACAGTTTGAAAGCAGAACAAAATTTGCGCTATGCACTACCCAAAGTTCTCGATTATTTCAGCAAAAAAGGCTATCGCTTTGAAGCTATCGCCTAA